In Carassius gibelio isolate Cgi1373 ecotype wild population from Czech Republic chromosome B20, carGib1.2-hapl.c, whole genome shotgun sequence, the following are encoded in one genomic region:
- the LOC127983872 gene encoding MARVEL domain-containing protein 3: protein MSQSTRNHRPQRERNGGHYSERRDREPRSQRDNPRERSGSERSSGQPPYYPRGSSQRHVRSAPREEHRQSKCSYICSRRGIVLICAVLTNALVLICVVAAHMSQLGMSAMGMGGTSFVDAIIPFEGVELQQVRELDMQYGQLRAPGVYGGVAFSLTFGALSLLFIVSSSKPPHRLPRKLLIGQFAFQIIGAVAYVVAVGLYLHFVISVNSTDVCTRRERLYARNGYTWMNCSVNGGDASVALFGIITAMLYAVGTFFTGKTIQDVNRYFKERERFEAERREQPRGPLKTLLDPDDYV from the exons ATGAGCCAGTCGACAAGAAACCATCGTccgcagagagagagaaatgggggACACTATAGTGAGAGGCGAGACCGAGAGCCCCGCAGCCAACGAGACAATCCTAGAGAGCGATCAGGCAGTGAGAG GTCATCTGGCCAGCCGCCGTACTACCCCAGGGGTTCTTCTCAGAGACATGTGAGGAGCGCTCCTCGAGAGGAGCACAGGCAGTCAAAGTGCTCTTACATCTGTTCCAGGAGAG gTATTGTGTTAATATGCGCCGTGCTAACCAATGCGTTGGTGCTCATCTGCGTGGTGGCCGCTCACATGTCACAGCTGGGTATGTCTGCGATGGGTATGGGTGGAACGAGCTTTGTTGATGCCATAATTCCTTTTGAGGGGGTGGAGCTACAGCAGGTGCGTGAGCTTGACATGCAGTACGGACAGCTGAGAGCACCGGGAGTCTATGGCGGTGTGGCCTTCAGCCTTACCTTTGGTGCACTTTCACTCCTATTCATAGTGTCCAGCAGCAAACCCCCCCACAGGCTTCCACGGAAGCTCCTGATTGGACAGTTTGCATTCCAGATCATTGGTGCAGTTGCTTACGTGGTTGCGGTAGGTTTGTATCTGCACTTCGTGATCTCGGTGAACTCAACTGATGTGTGCACTCGGCGTGAACGACTGTATGCTCGTAATGGATATACCTGGATGAACTGCAGTGTGAATGGGGGAGATGCATCTGTTGCACTGTTTGGAATTATAACCGCAATGCTGTATGCTGTTGGGACCTTTTTTACGGGAAAAACAATCCAGGATGTCAATCGTTACTTTAAGGAGCGTGAGCGCTTTGAAGCCGAACGCAGAGAACAACCCAGAGGTCCTTTGAAAACACTTCTTGATCCTGACGATTATGTCTGA